From one Gemmatimonadaceae bacterium genomic stretch:
- a CDS encoding CocE/NonD family hydrolase, which yields MTRSTLRRLLLTAGLALGAVPTPAIAQGGGPLPDSIKARRWATENELQSLAVVNRKVMIRMRDGIRIPADIYVPRDSTKKYPAIWSRTPYNFNYWDVQNGVPRDMSAALYAIKRGYAWVDMQERGHFFAEGNYDILGAPLSDGDDELKYLTSQRWSNGKVGATGCSSTAEWQPAVASLGNPGFAAMNVQGFGAGVGKIGPYWEMGNWYRGGAVQMLFIDWLMGEQNQVRPMFPASTTQEELIRVSKSFDLAQRLPPVDWAKAFWHLPTMDLIKNLDGPHGIFADSMPVATGGAMIRRAPNDPAWRRGGLWHEDMPINIPGLWFMSWYDVSTGPNIAMYNHVVQTAKGTGAGNQWMIIAPVAHCSYTRATEHTVVGERDMGDARLGYQNIVYTFFDQFLKDNGSRGMDTIPKVHYYVMGKNEWRTSDRWPVKDASPLTFHLGSGGNANTLDGDGRLALAPQRSDKPDRFAYDPMKPVMSLGGNVCCQGNAVRAGAMDQRPTEARPDVLVYTSEPFAEGMELSGPIIPTLYVSSDAKDTDFTVKVIDVYPDGRAYNLDESIQRMRYREGYDKPPVMMENGKVYKVTFQPLNTSNWFAPGHRLRIEVSSSNFPRFDRNLNTGGDNFSETQGVVANNVVHHSARYPSTITVTVVKPTVVP from the coding sequence ATGACCCGATCCACCCTCCGCAGGCTGCTCCTCACCGCCGGGCTCGCGCTCGGCGCCGTCCCCACCCCGGCCATCGCCCAAGGCGGCGGCCCGCTCCCCGACAGCATCAAGGCCAGGCGCTGGGCCACCGAGAACGAGCTCCAGTCGCTGGCGGTCGTCAACCGCAAGGTGATGATCCGCATGCGCGACGGCATCCGCATCCCGGCCGACATCTACGTGCCCAGGGACTCGACGAAGAAGTACCCGGCGATCTGGTCGCGCACGCCGTACAACTTCAACTACTGGGACGTGCAGAACGGCGTGCCGCGCGACATGAGTGCGGCGCTCTACGCCATCAAGCGCGGGTACGCCTGGGTGGACATGCAGGAGCGCGGGCACTTCTTCGCCGAGGGGAACTACGACATCCTCGGCGCACCGCTGTCCGATGGCGATGACGAGCTGAAGTACCTCACCAGCCAGCGCTGGTCGAACGGCAAGGTCGGCGCGACCGGCTGTTCCTCCACCGCCGAGTGGCAGCCGGCCGTCGCCTCGCTCGGCAACCCCGGCTTCGCCGCCATGAACGTGCAGGGGTTCGGCGCCGGCGTGGGCAAGATCGGGCCCTACTGGGAGATGGGGAACTGGTACCGCGGCGGGGCGGTGCAGATGCTCTTCATCGACTGGCTGATGGGTGAGCAGAACCAGGTGCGTCCGATGTTCCCGGCCAGCACCACGCAGGAAGAGCTGATCCGCGTGTCGAAGTCGTTCGACCTCGCACAGCGGCTGCCCCCCGTGGACTGGGCCAAGGCCTTCTGGCACCTGCCCACCATGGACCTGATCAAGAACCTGGACGGCCCGCACGGCATCTTCGCCGACTCGATGCCCGTGGCCACCGGCGGGGCGATGATCCGGCGCGCGCCGAACGATCCCGCCTGGCGCCGTGGCGGGCTGTGGCACGAGGACATGCCGATCAACATCCCCGGCCTCTGGTTCATGTCGTGGTACGACGTGTCGACAGGCCCGAACATCGCGATGTACAACCACGTCGTGCAGACGGCGAAGGGCACCGGTGCCGGCAACCAGTGGATGATCATCGCCCCGGTCGCCCACTGCTCGTACACGCGCGCCACCGAGCACACCGTGGTCGGCGAGCGGGACATGGGTGACGCCCGCCTCGGCTACCAGAACATCGTCTACACCTTCTTCGACCAGTTCCTGAAGGACAACGGCAGCCGCGGCATGGACACCATCCCGAAGGTGCACTACTACGTGATGGGGAAGAACGAGTGGCGGACCTCCGACCGGTGGCCGGTGAAGGACGCGTCACCGTTGACCTTCCACCTAGGCAGCGGCGGCAATGCCAACACGCTCGATGGCGACGGGCGCCTGGCGCTCGCCCCGCAGCGCAGCGACAAGCCGGACCGGTTCGCCTACGACCCGATGAAGCCCGTGATGTCGCTCGGTGGAAACGTCTGCTGCCAGGGCAACGCGGTGCGCGCCGGTGCCATGGACCAGCGCCCGACCGAGGCCCGTCCCGACGTGCTGGTGTACACCTCCGAGCCCTTCGCCGAGGGCATGGAGCTGAGTGGGCCGATCATCCCGACGCTCTACGTGTCCTCGGACGCGAAGGACACGGACTTCACGGTGAAGGTGATCGACGTCTACCCCGACGGCCGCGCCTACAACCTGGACGAGTCCATCCAGCGCATGCGCTACCGCGAGGGATACGACAAGCCGCCGGTGATGATGGAGAACGGCAAGGTGTACAAGGTCACGTTCCAGCCGCTGAACACCAGCAACTGGTTCGCCCCGGGCCATCGCCTGCGCATCGAGGTGTCGAGCAGCAACTTCCCGCGCTTCGACCGCAACCTGAACACCGGGGGCGACAACTTCAGCGAGACGCAGGGCGTGGTCGCCAACAACGTGGTGCACCACTCGGCGCGGTACCCGTCCACGATCACGGTGACCGTCGTGAAGCCGACGGTCGTTCCGTGA
- a CDS encoding DHA2 family efflux MFS transporter permease subunit — MPGRTRTPHATATISTPESRAADAAAFVRRYRWLILLGLITAAIMEVLDTTIVNVALPQMAGNLSATQQEIGWVSTGYILANVIFLPMTAFFASRFGRRRYLTASILLFIVASVACGFSTSLIQLVFWRIVQGAGGAALLSTAQATLRQIFPKEEQGLVQAVFMLGVIVAPTLGPTLGGWITDNYTWNWCFFINLPIGIVSMFLVSSFLRDPPDQQAHTGDVDWLGIALLSVGVGCLQYVLEEGNAKDWFEDGLIVRLSVVAAVSIGTMLWWELHPRNTHPVVNFRVLKNRQLSSSLFLFIALGFGLYGGVFLFPLFAQGILHFTPTETGLVMLPGGLATMASALLCGALLNGAKPKADPRVLIALGVLLFAISMWQMGSLTTAAGADDVQTALLIRGFGLGLLFVPINSVAYASIKPSEAQQAAGLINLSRQLGGAFGIAVLANQVAKHTAIHRGDLIASVTAGGLLAEERVRMMAQAFLSRGMDAQAAHQAALSALNGQVQRQAMMLSFNDAWFFVLLVFLLVSPSILLLRKPGAGPKPVVEAH; from the coding sequence ATGCCCGGACGGACCCGCACCCCGCACGCGACCGCGACCATCAGCACGCCCGAGTCCCGCGCGGCCGACGCCGCGGCGTTCGTGCGCAGGTATCGCTGGCTGATCCTGCTCGGCCTGATCACGGCGGCGATCATGGAGGTGCTGGACACCACCATCGTCAACGTCGCGCTGCCGCAGATGGCCGGCAACCTGAGTGCGACGCAGCAGGAGATCGGCTGGGTCAGCACCGGCTACATCCTCGCGAACGTGATCTTCCTGCCGATGACGGCGTTCTTCGCGTCCCGGTTCGGGCGGCGGCGCTACCTGACGGCATCGATCCTGCTGTTCATCGTCGCCTCGGTGGCGTGCGGCTTCTCGACCTCGCTGATCCAGCTGGTGTTCTGGCGCATCGTGCAGGGCGCCGGCGGCGCCGCGCTGCTCTCCACCGCACAGGCCACGCTGCGCCAGATCTTCCCGAAGGAGGAGCAGGGCCTGGTGCAGGCGGTGTTCATGCTCGGCGTGATCGTGGCCCCGACGCTTGGCCCCACCCTTGGCGGGTGGATCACCGACAACTACACCTGGAACTGGTGTTTCTTCATCAACCTGCCCATCGGCATCGTGTCGATGTTTCTGGTGAGCAGCTTCCTGCGCGACCCACCGGACCAGCAGGCGCACACCGGTGACGTGGACTGGCTTGGCATCGCGCTGCTGTCCGTCGGCGTGGGCTGCCTGCAGTACGTGCTGGAGGAGGGCAACGCGAAGGACTGGTTCGAGGATGGCCTCATCGTGCGCCTCTCGGTCGTGGCGGCGGTGTCGATCGGCACGATGCTCTGGTGGGAGCTGCACCCGCGCAACACGCACCCGGTGGTGAACTTCCGGGTGCTGAAGAACCGGCAGCTGTCATCGTCGCTGTTCCTGTTCATCGCACTCGGGTTCGGGCTCTACGGCGGCGTGTTCCTGTTCCCGCTGTTCGCGCAGGGCATCCTGCACTTCACGCCGACCGAGACCGGTCTGGTGATGCTGCCAGGCGGCCTGGCCACGATGGCCAGTGCGCTGCTGTGCGGTGCCCTGCTCAACGGCGCGAAGCCCAAGGCCGACCCGCGGGTGCTGATCGCCCTCGGCGTGCTGCTCTTCGCGATCTCGATGTGGCAGATGGGGTCACTCACGACCGCCGCCGGCGCCGATGACGTACAGACGGCGCTGCTGATCCGCGGCTTCGGCCTGGGCCTGCTGTTCGTGCCGATCAACAGCGTCGCCTACGCCAGTATCAAGCCGAGCGAGGCACAGCAGGCGGCGGGGCTGATCAACCTCTCGCGCCAGCTTGGCGGCGCCTTCGGCATCGCGGTGCTGGCCAACCAGGTGGCCAAGCACACCGCCATCCATCGCGGCGACCTGATCGCCTCGGTCACCGCCGGTGGCCTGCTGGCCGAGGAACGGGTGCGGATGATGGCGCAGGCATTCCTCTCGCGCGGCATGGATGCGCAGGCCGCGCACCAGGCGGCGCTCTCGGCGCTCAACGGGCAGGTGCAGCGCCAGGCGATGATGCTCAGCTTCAACGACGCGTGGTTCTTCGTGCTGCTGGTGTTCCTGCTGGTGTCGCCGTCGATCCTGCTGCTGCGGAAGCCGGGCGCAGGACCGAAGCCGGTCGTCGAGGCGCACTGA
- a CDS encoding amidohydrolase family protein yields the protein MRTFLSGYSVASVAAALVVGCTLSAQPTPFDIVIRGGRVLDPESGLDAIRAIGIRGGRIAAISTGALTGRRVIDARGLVVSPGFIDLHSHGQDDENYRVMAMDGVTTALELEAGTADVAKFYADRAGRALINFGAAASHIKARMTVLHDAGIASNTLLPLDSAGYVVATAAQVAEMRRFIERGLDAGGLGVGMGLQYTPAATRQEVLEAFRSAASRAAPVFVHTRSWGDAEPGSSVESYLEVIGASAITGAPLHIVHLNSTSLSNTPHTLAMVAEARQRGLDVTTEAYPYVAGATELSSPLLDRYMNAPDSVFGSLMLVRTGERLTRETFLRNRKNPGEKVILFVNTPAMEAMAITSPLTAIASDGRIEDGKGHPRTAGTFARVLGHYVRETQQLTLMQAVTKMTLLPARRLERRAPVFRGKGRLRVGADADIAVFDPATVIDRATYAQPALPSAGFRFVLVHGVPVVSDGALVSGVFPGRGARAPER from the coding sequence ATGCGCACGTTCCTGTCCGGATACTCGGTGGCGAGCGTCGCTGCGGCGCTGGTCGTCGGCTGCACGCTGTCCGCCCAGCCGACCCCCTTCGACATCGTCATCCGCGGCGGCCGCGTGCTCGACCCCGAGTCGGGGCTCGACGCCATCCGGGCCATCGGCATCCGCGGCGGGCGCATCGCGGCGATCAGCACCGGGGCGCTCACGGGGCGGCGCGTGATCGACGCCCGCGGGCTCGTCGTCTCACCCGGCTTCATCGACCTCCACTCGCACGGCCAGGACGACGAGAACTACCGCGTGATGGCGATGGATGGCGTCACCACCGCGCTGGAGCTCGAGGCCGGCACCGCCGACGTGGCGAAGTTCTATGCCGACCGCGCGGGACGGGCGCTGATCAACTTCGGTGCCGCCGCCAGCCACATCAAGGCGCGCATGACGGTGCTGCACGACGCCGGCATCGCGAGCAACACGCTCCTCCCGCTCGACTCGGCCGGCTACGTCGTCGCCACGGCGGCGCAGGTGGCGGAGATGCGCCGCTTCATCGAGCGGGGACTCGACGCCGGCGGGCTGGGCGTGGGCATGGGACTGCAGTACACGCCGGCCGCCACGCGGCAGGAGGTGCTCGAGGCGTTCCGCAGTGCCGCCAGCCGCGCGGCGCCGGTGTTCGTGCACACACGCTCGTGGGGGGATGCGGAACCGGGCAGCTCGGTGGAGAGCTACCTCGAGGTGATCGGCGCCAGCGCGATCACCGGCGCACCGCTGCATATCGTGCACCTGAACAGCACCAGCCTGTCCAACACCCCACACACGCTCGCGATGGTGGCCGAGGCACGGCAGCGCGGCCTGGACGTGACGACGGAGGCGTACCCGTACGTGGCCGGTGCGACGGAGCTCTCGTCGCCGCTGCTCGACCGGTACATGAACGCGCCCGACAGCGTCTTCGGCTCGCTGATGCTGGTGCGCACCGGCGAGCGCCTGACCCGGGAGACCTTCCTGCGCAACCGGAAGAATCCCGGTGAGAAGGTCATCCTGTTCGTGAACACGCCGGCGATGGAGGCGATGGCGATCACGAGTCCCCTGACCGCGATTGCCAGCGACGGGCGGATCGAGGACGGCAAGGGACATCCGCGCACCGCGGGCACCTTCGCACGGGTGCTCGGCCACTATGTGCGTGAGACGCAGCAACTCACGCTGATGCAGGCCGTGACGAAGATGACGCTCCTGCCGGCGCGGCGGCTCGAGCGGCGGGCGCCCGTGTTCCGTGGCAAGGGACGGCTCCGGGTGGGGGCCGATGCCGACATCGCCGTGTTCGATCCCGCCACGGTGATCGACCGCGCGACGTACGCGCAGCCGGCGCTGCCCTCTGCCGGGTTCCGGTTCGTGCTGGTCCACGGTGTGCCCGTCGTGTCCGACGGGGCACTGGTCTCCGGTGTGTTTCCCGGTCGCGGGGCGCGCGCGCCGGAGCGCTGA
- a CDS encoding YHYH protein: MRTTSLIALCGLTAMQACGSSDDPTTTPTDPGTSLGVACGLSISEFNGSTRVNAPSTSQWTCAGITRTLTANGIPNHPVTSGSFATAMSVQSVHVSMRLAPVLQSSITTGLTFVPGYALNGVKLDPATAGSCAPTATSTAPGAGCNAIGGTTDPWRLEAIGGAFVFGTDESNAHTQPNGQYHYHGMPEAYLTKLNKGVAMTLVGFSVDGFPVYARYGYATATSATSAVRAMVPSWRLKATPEAGRPAVSIFPMGTFTADYEYAAGSGDLDECNGRTGVTPEFPNGTYHYYITDTFPYIQRCVKGAVGAG, from the coding sequence ATGCGCACCACGTCCCTCATCGCCCTCTGCGGGCTCACCGCCATGCAGGCGTGCGGTTCGTCCGACGACCCCACCACCACGCCCACCGATCCCGGCACCTCACTCGGTGTCGCCTGCGGCCTCAGCATCTCGGAGTTCAACGGCAGCACGCGGGTCAACGCCCCCAGCACCTCGCAGTGGACCTGCGCCGGCATCACACGCACCCTCACCGCGAACGGCATCCCGAACCACCCGGTGACCTCCGGCTCGTTCGCAACTGCCATGTCGGTGCAGTCGGTTCACGTGTCCATGCGCCTCGCGCCGGTGCTCCAGTCCAGCATCACGACCGGCCTGACGTTCGTGCCGGGCTACGCGCTGAACGGCGTGAAGCTCGATCCCGCCACCGCCGGCTCGTGTGCGCCGACGGCCACCTCCACCGCACCGGGAGCGGGCTGCAACGCGATCGGTGGCACCACGGATCCGTGGCGGCTCGAGGCGATCGGCGGCGCCTTCGTCTTCGGCACCGACGAGAGCAATGCCCACACGCAGCCGAACGGGCAGTACCACTACCATGGCATGCCGGAGGCGTACCTCACGAAGCTGAACAAGGGCGTCGCGATGACGCTCGTCGGCTTCAGCGTCGATGGCTTCCCCGTGTATGCCCGCTACGGATATGCGACCGCCACCAGCGCGACGTCCGCGGTGCGCGCGATGGTGCCGAGCTGGCGCCTCAAGGCGACGCCGGAGGCGGGCCGCCCGGCGGTGTCGATCTTTCCGATGGGCACCTTCACGGCCGACTACGAGTACGCGGCGGGCAGTGGTGACCTGGACGAGTGCAACGGGCGCACGGGCGTGACGCCGGAGTTCCCGAACGGCACCTACCACTACTACATCACCGACACGTTCCCGTACATCCAGCGCTGCGTGAAGGGCGCCGTCGGGGCCGGGTGA
- a CDS encoding membrane dipeptidase, which produces MSTDAPREGTAPPRDALTRREFSKVAAGLALAPGLIESHLATPAPHAASTAAWPGYDGAMVIDFLASAGPFNTPVSVDALTPEMLRNVQESGITAINLTIGGRNPEEVFTTIARWERDLERHPGVLMKIRTSSDLQVAKRERKLGLIYGFQDGVAIDRDLSRVALYHAFGLRIVQLTYNVRNLFGDGCLQPENGGLTPLGRELVERLNAQGVIVDLGHCGQRTTAEAIAHSGRPVAISHSACRAIADRPRSKRDAELKAMADKGGVIGLYLMPFLSMQGQPTSDDLLRHIEHAVNVCGEDHVGIGSDLSITPHVVDDAYMRTHRTFVEGRLKAGIAAPGEDPDVPMFVSDLNTPRRMERIAEKLQQRGHGAARIEKILGGNFARLIRDTWLR; this is translated from the coding sequence ATGTCGACCGATGCACCGCGCGAGGGCACGGCACCGCCTCGCGACGCCCTCACCCGCCGTGAGTTCTCGAAGGTGGCCGCGGGCCTCGCGCTCGCGCCCGGGCTGATCGAGTCACACCTCGCGACACCGGCGCCGCACGCCGCCAGCACGGCGGCGTGGCCCGGGTACGACGGGGCCATGGTGATCGACTTCCTGGCCAGCGCCGGGCCGTTCAACACCCCAGTCTCCGTGGATGCGCTCACACCGGAGATGCTGCGCAATGTGCAGGAGTCCGGCATCACGGCGATCAACCTCACCATCGGCGGCCGCAATCCGGAGGAGGTGTTCACCACCATCGCGCGCTGGGAGCGTGACCTCGAGCGTCATCCCGGCGTGCTGATGAAGATCCGCACCAGCAGCGACCTGCAGGTGGCGAAGCGCGAGCGGAAGCTCGGCCTGATCTACGGCTTCCAGGATGGCGTGGCGATCGACCGTGACCTGTCCCGTGTCGCACTGTACCACGCCTTCGGGCTGCGCATCGTGCAGCTCACCTACAACGTGCGCAACCTGTTCGGCGACGGCTGCCTGCAGCCGGAGAACGGTGGCCTCACGCCCCTCGGCCGCGAGCTGGTCGAGCGGCTCAATGCGCAGGGCGTGATCGTGGATCTCGGCCACTGCGGCCAGCGCACGACCGCCGAGGCCATCGCGCACTCGGGGAGGCCGGTGGCGATCAGCCATTCCGCGTGCCGGGCCATCGCCGACCGGCCGCGCAGCAAGCGGGATGCCGAGTTGAAGGCGATGGCCGACAAGGGCGGCGTGATCGGCCTCTACCTCATGCCCTTCCTCTCGATGCAGGGCCAGCCCACGTCCGACGACCTGTTGCGCCACATCGAGCATGCCGTGAACGTGTGCGGCGAGGACCATGTCGGTATCGGGAGCGACCTCTCGATCACGCCGCACGTGGTGGACGACGCGTACATGCGCACGCACCGCACCTTCGTCGAGGGCCGGCTCAAGGCCGGCATCGCCGCGCCGGGTGAGGACCCCGACGTGCCGATGTTCGTCTCGGACCTCAACACCCCGCGGCGCATGGAGCGCATCGCCGAGAAGCTGCAGCAGCGCGGGCACGGGGCGGCGCGGATCGAGAAGATCCTCGGGGGCAACTTCGCCCGCCTCATCCGGGACACCTGGCTTCGCTAG